One Ilumatobacter fluminis genomic window, CAGCTCCACGTCCACGACCAGCTCCACGACCGTTCCTGCCACGACGACGACGGTCGTGCCGACGACGACGGTCGCGAGCGGGTTGCGCTGCACTGCGACGGTCGCCGGCAACTGGAACAGCGGTTATCAGATCAACGGAACAGTGACCCACTTCGGCGGCGGCTCGACCAATGGCTGGACCGTCAAGATCACCTATCCGAACAAGGCGAAGGTCAACCATTCGTGGAACGTTTCGGTGTCGACGAGCGGCAACAGCGCCTTCGGCTCGTCGATGAGCTACAACGGCAACCTGTCGAACGGCGCCAGTGTGACGTTCGGTATCCAGGGGCCGAAGAACGAGGACCTCCCCGCCGAGGGGAACCCGGTCCCCTGTGAGGTGGTCTCATGAGCATTCGACCCGTTCGTGACCGCGGATCGAACCTGATCGAGATCGTCGTCACGATCGGCCTGATCGGCATTCTCTCGGTGAGCCTGCTCGCGGCCATCGGCGTGATCTTCCGCACGGAGGACGGTGTGGCGACGATGGTGACCGAGTCGCACGACGTGCAACAGGCGGTCAACTACGTCGCCCGCGACATCCAGTCCGGCCCCGCCTCGCCGCTCGCGTATCGCACCGCCGCCCACCTCGACGTCGGGAGCGGCTGCTCCGCGAGCGGCACCGACAACATCTTGCGCATCGACTACGGAACCACGTTCGTGGCGTATCGCGTCGAGAACACGACCGACACGAACGCCCGACTCGACCGATACGAATGCAACAGTGACGGATCGGTCCGCGAGGTCATCAACATCGCCGATCACCTCGTGGACGACGGAACGGTGTCGCCGGCCTCGGCGAACCTGCTGGTGAAGGGGGTTCCGGCCGGAGCGCCCGAGGTCGACCGTGTCGTCATCGAGCTGCAGCAGTCGGGCGGCCCCCAGCGGCTGTCTGGTTCCCCTCGGGCCGAGAACCAGCTCGCCGATGCCGTCGTGGCGGGTGACTGCACCGCCGACCCGCTCGAGGAGACGCTCGGCTTCTCGACCTTCATCAAGGGCGACGTGCGCTTCACGAACGGCCCCCAGATCAAGTGGACGTCGGGGATCGGCGGCAGCCTCTCGTTCACCGGCGGCGTGAACGTCGGCCAGAACATCAACAGCGACGACGAGCTGCCGTCGATCGAGCCGTTCGGCACCGCCCTGTACGTGCATCGCGTCGACTGGGCCTCGACGACCGGCACGCTCACCATGCACTCGAATAAGGACATGGTGATCGACGATCGTTCGAACACCTACATCCCGGGCAGCGCCAAGTCGGCCTACCAGCTCAACGGGTCTCCCTCGAACGGAGAGATCCGTGCCAATGGCCAGAGCAGGATCTTCCCGATCGACGACGAGATCGACTTCGACAATGCTTTCGAGGTGCTGCGGTCGTGCTCGATCGCCCTGGCCCACCTCCCCGACACGTCCTGCTCGAACTGCGCGGTACACCTCGAGATCCTCGACCAGAACGGCTCCGGCCCCTACCCGGGCGTGTCGGCCGGAACGAACATGAAGCTCCGGATGGTCCCCGGCAAGGTCAACGTCTTGAACGTGGCGGCCGCCGACTTCGTACGAATGAAGAACATGAGCTTCATCGGGACGTCGCCCGGTCCGAACGAGCCACTCATCGTGAACATCACCGACTCGGGTGTCGTCACCCTCGACGACTATCCGGGCCAGGGCGGAATCGGCTCGTGGGTCACCTCGACGCTCTGGAACTTCCCGAATGCGAGTGAGGTCCACCTGCTCTCGAACAACGACGACGTCTGGGGGACGATCTTCGCACCCCTCGCCCACGTCCACTCCGAGGTGAAGATCGAAGGCGGCGTCGTCGCCCGGTCGTGGACGCACGACAGCCGCGAAGTCAACGGACCTCGCGTCTTCTCCGGAACCATCGATTGGGACTCATGATGGAACAACCCACATCTCGCTCCTCCGACCGCGGCTCGATCCTGATCCTGACGCTGGTGCTGACGATGGTGCTGTCGCTCATCGTGGTCGGCCTCGCCCGCTACACGATGGCCGGGCTCGCCACGTCCGACGTGAGCACCGAACGGACCGAACGAACGGCGGCCGCGACCGCCGGGATCTACTTCGTCGTCGAGCAACTGTCGGTGAGTGCTCCGGCCGGCTGCCCGGCGCAGCAGGTGCTGGCGAGTTCGGTCGTCCCCGGCGATGTCGCAGTGTCGGTCGCGTGCAGCAAGGTCACCACGACGGAGTCGCCGGCGATCTACGAACTCGTGGCGCGCACCACGGACGGCCACATCGCCGGACAGATCTCGGTCTCGGTGCAGGTCCGCACCGAGATGTCGTCACCGCGGAGCGTCCGGGTCGTCGAGTGGGACGGCAACGACGTCTGAGCGGGTCGATTCAGTGTCGAGCGCTCAGGATCCGCCGCGACGGCGGAGATAGCTCCGGCTGAACTCGACCGACTCCGGGTCGGCCATGGCCGAGATGAGGACGTCTGCCTCGGAGGTGCTGCGCCCCAGACCGGCGATCTCGTCCATGACGGCGTTGACGTGCTGTTTGGTCTGCCTGATCGAGAACCACGGCTTCTCGGCCAACTCGGCCGCCATCCGGTCGGCTGTCGCCACCAGTTCGTCGGTCGGCACCACCCGGTTCACGAACCGGATGTCGCGGGCCTCGACGGCGTCGAACGGCCGACACGTGAGCACCAGTTCCTTCGTCAGCGCCGGGCCGATCTCGCGGACGAGACGAGGGATGCCGCCCCACGCCAGCGGGATGCCGAGATCGACCTCGGGGATCAGGAAACGGGCGTCGTCGCCGGCGAGCCGGAGATCGCACGCCGACGTCAGCACGACGCCGCCACCGACGCAGTGGCCGTGGATGGCGGCGATCGTGAGCGGTCGGACGTCGGCGAGCGCATTGGTCGCCCGCCGACCGAGGTCGGCCTGATCGCGCTGTGCGGCCGGGCCGAGTGGCTCACCGAAGGCGCCGAGATCGAAGCCGGCGCAGAACGCCCGGCCCGCTCCGCGCATGACGACGACCCGGACGTCGTCCGCACCGTTCAACCAGTCGCACGCCGCGATGACCTCGTTCAGGAGCTGCGGTGTCAGCGCGTTCAGCTTGTCGGGCCGGTCGAGGAGCAGCGTGGCGACCGGTGCGCCGGGCTCGTGGCGCAGCTCGATCGTCGAGAGCGGGGGCGTGTCCATGACAAGAGCCAAACAGAGCCCGCCCCGAGTCACCGCACCGGACGGCGTGACCGGGTGGGCACGTGGCCACGTACGATGGTCGGCCATGCCCGGCAAGATCGACATCGGCGGCTACTTCAAGAAGCTCACCAAGCGGGGGAGCGGCGGCCGCCGGCACGACACCGCCGACGACACCGAACCGTCGTCGGACGCCGGCGACGACTCGTCGGGCGGCATCTCCGGCGCCCTCAAGGACGCGATCGGGAAGAGCAAGTCCGGCGCGAAGCGGGCCGCCGACAAGGTGTCGAGCACGGCTCGTCGGCGCAAGCAGCCCGAACTGGCGAGCGAGAGCGTCGTCTCGATCGAGTACAGCCCCCGTCGCGACGGCGATCCCGACCCCGGTGAGGTCGTCTGGGGATGGGTGCCGTTCGAGGAAGACCCGAGCCAGGGCAAGGACCGACCCGTCGTCATCATCGGCCGTCGCGGTGCGATGCTGGTCGGTGTGCCGCTCACGACGAAGCGCAACCATCGTGAAGCCCAGCTGAACATGGGCACCGGTGGGTGGGATCCGAAGCGGCGCACCAGCTACGCACGAATCTGGCGGATGTGCGACATCGACCCCGATCGCTGCCGTCGTGAAGGTGCCGTCCTCGACGTGCAGCGGTTCGAGTCGCTGGTTCGAGCGGTCGACGAGTACTACGACGTCCGGCTGCCCGACACCGGCAGCGTCGACGACTACTGACGTTCGACGCTCGGTTCCCGACCCCGAACTCGGAACGGATCTGCGCGCCCGGCGCCTCGGCCTCTAACCTTCCCGCCGTGGCGAACGACACGAACACCGTCCGGATCGGCCTGCTCGGCTGCGGAAACGTCGGCGGGGCGCTGATCCCGCTCATCGAACAGCAGTCAGATGTCATCGAGGCCCGCACCGGCATCCGGCTCGAGGTGACCCGGGTCGCCGTCCGCAACGTAGCCCGCGACCGGGGCGTGACACTCGCCGACGGTGTGCTCACCCGTGACGCCATGGCCGTCGTCACCGACCCCGACATCGATCTGGTGATCGAGGTGATCGGCGGCATCGAGCCCGCCCGCGAGCTGATCACCGCCGCCCTCCGGGCCGGCAAGCCGGTCGTCACCGGCAACAAGGAGCTGCTCGCCAACGTCGGTCACGAACTGTTCGCGATCGCCGACGAGGCGGGCGTCGACCTCCTCTTCGAGGCCGCCGTCGCCGGCGGCATCCCGCTCATCCGTCCGCTCCGCGAGAGCCTGCGTGGCGAACCCGTCACGCGCGTCATGGGCATCCTCAACGGCACCACGAACTTCATCCTCACGAAGATGACCGAAGAAGGCGCCGAGTACGCCACGGCGCTCGCCGAGGCACAGGAACTGGGGTACGCCGAGCGTGACCCGACGGCCGACGTCGAGGGATACGACGCCGGCGCGAAGGCCGCGATCATCGCCTCGATCGCCTACGGATCGCGTGTCGTCGCCGGCGACGTGTACCACGAAGGCATCAGTGCGATCACCGCCGCCGACATCGGTGTCGCGTCCCGACTCGGCTACGTCGTCAAGCTGCTCGGCATCGTCGAACAAGATCCCGAGACGGGCGCAGTCGCGGTGCGCGTCCACCCGGCCATGGTCCCGAAGCACCATCCGCTCGCCAGCGTGCGGGAGAGCTTCAACGCTGTCTTCGTCGAGGGCGACGCCGTCGGCCAGCTCATGTTCTACGGGCGCGGCGCCGGCGGTGCCCCCACGGCGTCGGCCGTGCTGGGCGACGTCATCGACGCGGCGGTCAACCTCAGCAAGGGCACCCACGCCACGCTCGGGTCGTTCGGTCGGGCGACGATCATGGGGATCGACGAGACGAGCGCCGAGTACCTGATCAGCCTCGACGTCTCCGACGAACCCGGCGTGCTACACGCCGTCACCGG contains:
- a CDS encoding collagen-binding domain-containing protein, whose translation is MSIRPVRDRGSNLIEIVVTIGLIGILSVSLLAAIGVIFRTEDGVATMVTESHDVQQAVNYVARDIQSGPASPLAYRTAAHLDVGSGCSASGTDNILRIDYGTTFVAYRVENTTDTNARLDRYECNSDGSVREVINIADHLVDDGTVSPASANLLVKGVPAGAPEVDRVVIELQQSGGPQRLSGSPRAENQLADAVVAGDCTADPLEETLGFSTFIKGDVRFTNGPQIKWTSGIGGSLSFTGGVNVGQNINSDDELPSIEPFGTALYVHRVDWASTTGTLTMHSNKDMVIDDRSNTYIPGSAKSAYQLNGSPSNGEIRANGQSRIFPIDDEIDFDNAFEVLRSCSIALAHLPDTSCSNCAVHLEILDQNGSGPYPGVSAGTNMKLRMVPGKVNVLNVAAADFVRMKNMSFIGTSPGPNEPLIVNITDSGVVTLDDYPGQGGIGSWVTSTLWNFPNASEVHLLSNNDDVWGTIFAPLAHVHSEVKIEGGVVARSWTHDSREVNGPRVFSGTIDWDS
- a CDS encoding enoyl-CoA hydratase/isomerase family protein, with protein sequence MDTPPLSTIELRHEPGAPVATLLLDRPDKLNALTPQLLNEVIAACDWLNGADDVRVVVMRGAGRAFCAGFDLGAFGEPLGPAAQRDQADLGRRATNALADVRPLTIAAIHGHCVGGGVVLTSACDLRLAGDDARFLIPEVDLGIPLAWGGIPRLVREIGPALTKELVLTCRPFDAVEARDIRFVNRVVPTDELVATADRMAAELAEKPWFSIRQTKQHVNAVMDEIAGLGRSTSEADVLISAMADPESVEFSRSYLRRRGGS
- a CDS encoding type II toxin-antitoxin system PemK/MazF family toxin, whose translation is MPGKIDIGGYFKKLTKRGSGGRRHDTADDTEPSSDAGDDSSGGISGALKDAIGKSKSGAKRAADKVSSTARRRKQPELASESVVSIEYSPRRDGDPDPGEVVWGWVPFEEDPSQGKDRPVVIIGRRGAMLVGVPLTTKRNHREAQLNMGTGGWDPKRRTSYARIWRMCDIDPDRCRREGAVLDVQRFESLVRAVDEYYDVRLPDTGSVDDY
- a CDS encoding homoserine dehydrogenase translates to MANDTNTVRIGLLGCGNVGGALIPLIEQQSDVIEARTGIRLEVTRVAVRNVARDRGVTLADGVLTRDAMAVVTDPDIDLVIEVIGGIEPARELITAALRAGKPVVTGNKELLANVGHELFAIADEAGVDLLFEAAVAGGIPLIRPLRESLRGEPVTRVMGILNGTTNFILTKMTEEGAEYATALAEAQELGYAERDPTADVEGYDAGAKAAIIASIAYGSRVVAGDVYHEGISAITAADIGVASRLGYVVKLLGIVEQDPETGAVAVRVHPAMVPKHHPLASVRESFNAVFVEGDAVGQLMFYGRGAGGAPTASAVLGDVIDAAVNLSKGTHATLGSFGRATIMGIDETSAEYLISLDVSDEPGVLHAVTGAFADNGVSIRAAEQEGIGPDARLVFITHTAREADVQATVRSLRDLDAVLKVGGFIRVIGS